One stretch of Actinacidiphila sp. DG2A-62 DNA includes these proteins:
- a CDS encoding helix-turn-helix domain-containing protein, which yields MGLTEEQQEVYLALLDGGPATAAQVRDLAPGARVAPALAALEAKGLVARLPGRPVRYQPAPPDMAMEVLVRSREQELLQVRVLAARLMERFRAGQGTVSPTEIVEVVTTREATVQRWAQLQRAARHEVSAFDRPPYVGGLGTNDIEAELLPSGVRYRCVYDRAGLEMPGRLAAIRGLVGLGEQARVAEGVPVKMFIADDTMGLISLDRPASSDSALVIHPSSLLDTLIALFEAVWADAVPMRFDAPAGDGSARGAHRRTLLGLLAAGLTDEAIARHMGWHPRTAQRHVRDLMAELGARTRFQAGLQAARRGWL from the coding sequence GTGGGTCTGACGGAGGAACAGCAGGAGGTGTACCTGGCGCTGCTCGACGGCGGGCCGGCCACCGCGGCCCAGGTGCGGGACCTGGCGCCGGGCGCGCGGGTGGCGCCGGCGCTCGCGGCGCTGGAGGCCAAGGGCCTGGTGGCCAGGCTGCCGGGGCGCCCGGTGCGCTACCAGCCGGCGCCGCCGGACATGGCGATGGAGGTGCTGGTGCGCTCCCGGGAGCAGGAGCTGCTCCAGGTACGGGTGCTGGCGGCCCGGCTGATGGAGCGGTTCCGGGCCGGGCAGGGCACGGTGAGCCCGACCGAGATCGTGGAGGTCGTCACCACCCGCGAGGCGACGGTGCAGCGCTGGGCGCAGTTGCAGCGCGCCGCCCGGCACGAGGTCAGCGCGTTCGACCGGCCGCCGTACGTCGGCGGGCTCGGCACCAACGACATCGAGGCCGAACTGCTGCCCTCCGGCGTCCGCTACCGGTGCGTGTACGACCGGGCGGGGCTGGAGATGCCGGGGCGGCTGGCGGCGATCCGCGGCCTGGTGGGCCTCGGCGAACAGGCGCGGGTGGCCGAGGGGGTGCCGGTCAAGATGTTCATCGCCGACGACACGATGGGGTTGATCTCGCTGGACCGGCCGGCCTCCAGCGACAGCGCGCTGGTGATCCACCCCTCCTCGCTGCTGGACACGCTGATCGCGCTGTTCGAGGCGGTGTGGGCGGACGCGGTGCCGATGCGGTTCGACGCGCCGGCCGGCGACGGCTCGGCGCGCGGCGCCCACCGCCGCACGCTGCTGGGCCTGCTGGCGGCCGGGCTCACCGACGAGGCGATCGCCCGCCACATGGGGTGGCACCCGCGCACCGCGCAGCGGCATGTGCGGGACCTGATGGCCGAGCTGGGCGCGCGGACGCGCTTCCAGGCCGGGCTCCAGGCGGCGCGGCGCGGCTGGCTGTGA
- a CDS encoding FAD-dependent oxidoreductase — protein sequence MTERLVVIGGDAAGMSAASQARRRRDADDLEIVAFERGRHTSYSVCGIPYWIAGDVDGPDGLVARTADEHRARGIDLRLGVEVTEIDPARGRVRARDAEGSEEWTGYDHLVIATGAVPLRPPVPGIDAPGVHGVQTLDDGEAVLAALDRDAVRRAVVVGGGYIGVEMAEAMLRHGLAVTLVDRAEQPMSTLDPDMGRLVRQALEGLGVRVESGAAVRAVLTGPDGRARAVATDAGEHPADIVVLGLGVRPGADLARAAGLPLGEHGGLLTDRAQQVRGHERIWAGGDCVEVLNLVSGALQHIPLGTHANKHGRVIGTNIGGGYATFPGVVGTAVSKVCDVEIARTGLKESQARAAGLDFVTAVVESTSRAGYFPGASPMTVKAIAERGTGRLLGLQIVGREGAAKRVDIGAVALTAGLTAAGMVDLDLGYAPPFSPVWDPVLIAARKAADAVAADIRSR from the coding sequence ATGACGGAACGACTGGTGGTCATCGGCGGCGACGCGGCGGGCATGTCCGCCGCGTCCCAGGCGCGGCGCCGCCGGGACGCCGACGACCTGGAGATCGTCGCCTTCGAACGGGGCCGGCACACCTCCTACTCCGTCTGCGGCATCCCGTACTGGATCGCCGGCGACGTCGACGGCCCGGACGGGCTGGTGGCCAGGACCGCCGACGAGCACCGCGCCCGCGGCATCGACCTGCGGCTCGGCGTCGAGGTCACCGAGATCGACCCCGCGCGCGGCCGGGTGCGCGCCCGCGACGCCGAGGGCAGCGAGGAGTGGACGGGCTACGACCACCTGGTGATCGCCACCGGAGCGGTCCCGCTGCGCCCGCCGGTCCCCGGCATCGACGCGCCCGGCGTCCACGGCGTGCAGACCCTCGACGACGGCGAGGCCGTGCTCGCCGCGCTGGACCGCGACGCGGTGCGCCGCGCGGTGGTGGTCGGCGGCGGCTACATCGGCGTGGAGATGGCCGAGGCGATGCTGCGGCACGGCCTCGCCGTGACCCTGGTGGACCGCGCCGAGCAGCCGATGAGCACCCTCGACCCCGACATGGGACGGCTGGTCCGGCAGGCGCTCGAGGGACTCGGCGTGCGGGTGGAGTCCGGCGCCGCGGTGCGCGCGGTGCTGACCGGCCCCGACGGCCGGGCCCGCGCGGTCGCCACCGACGCCGGCGAGCACCCGGCCGACATCGTGGTGCTCGGCCTCGGCGTGCGCCCCGGCGCCGACCTCGCCCGCGCCGCCGGGCTCCCGCTCGGCGAGCACGGCGGACTGCTCACCGACCGCGCCCAGCAGGTCCGGGGCCACGAGCGGATCTGGGCCGGCGGCGACTGCGTCGAGGTGCTCAACCTGGTCTCCGGAGCGCTCCAGCACATCCCGCTGGGCACCCACGCCAACAAGCACGGCCGGGTCATCGGCACCAACATCGGCGGCGGCTACGCCACCTTCCCCGGCGTGGTCGGCACCGCGGTCAGCAAGGTGTGCGACGTGGAGATCGCCAGGACCGGCCTGAAGGAGTCCCAGGCCAGGGCGGCCGGACTGGACTTCGTCACCGCCGTGGTGGAGTCCACCAGCAGGGCCGGGTACTTCCCCGGCGCCTCGCCGATGACGGTCAAGGCCATCGCCGAGCGCGGCACCGGCCGGCTGCTCGGCCTGCAGATCGTCGGCCGCGAGGGCGCGGCCAAGCGCGTGGACATCGGCGCCGTCGCGCTGACCGCGGGTCTGACCGCGGCCGGCATGGTCGACCTCGACCTCGGCTACGCGCCGCCGTTCTCCCCGGTGTGGGACCCGGTGCTGATCGCCGCGCGCAAGGCCGCGGACGCGGTCGCCGCCGACATCAGGTCACGCTGA
- a CDS encoding YnfA family protein, producing the protein MLTLRSIALFLLAAVLEIGGAWLIWQGVREHRGLLWAGAGVAALGLYGFVATLQPDAAFGRILAAYGGVFVAGSLVWAVVADGYRPDRFDVTGAVVCLVGVAVIMYAPRGG; encoded by the coding sequence ATGCTCACCCTGCGCTCCATCGCCCTCTTCCTGTTGGCCGCCGTGCTGGAGATCGGCGGCGCCTGGCTCATCTGGCAGGGCGTCCGTGAGCACCGCGGGCTGCTCTGGGCGGGCGCGGGCGTCGCCGCCCTCGGGCTCTACGGGTTCGTGGCGACGCTGCAGCCGGACGCCGCGTTCGGCCGCATCCTCGCCGCCTACGGTGGCGTGTTCGTGGCCGGATCGCTGGTGTGGGCCGTGGTCGCGGACGGTTACCGGCCGGACCGCTTCGACGTCACCGGGGCGGTGGTCTGCCTGGTCGGCGTCGCGGTGATCATGTACGCGCCGCGCGGCGGCTGA
- a CDS encoding metal-dependent hydrolase, with protein sequence MMGPAHSLSGAAAWLGAGAVAAGLDHPMPWPTLVVGALICAGAALAPDLDHHAATISRSFGPLSRLACKIIDAVAHAVYNATRGRRDPRRNGGHRTLTHTGIWAVLIGVGCSAAAVYGGRWAVLAILFVHAVLAVEGLLWRQARVSSDVLVWLLGATSAWVLADVLDDPGNGKAWLFTDPAQHYMWIGMPIVLGAIVHCVGDAITVSGCPILWPIPIGRKRWYPVGPPKFLRFRAGSWVEYKVLTPAFFLIGGASALGALGVIG encoded by the coding sequence ATGATGGGACCAGCGCACTCGTTGTCGGGAGCGGCGGCATGGCTGGGGGCCGGGGCGGTCGCCGCGGGCCTCGACCACCCGATGCCGTGGCCGACGCTCGTCGTCGGAGCGCTCATCTGCGCGGGCGCGGCGCTGGCCCCCGACCTCGACCACCACGCGGCGACCATCTCCCGGTCCTTCGGCCCGCTGTCGCGCCTGGCCTGCAAGATCATCGACGCCGTCGCGCACGCCGTCTACAACGCCACCCGGGGCAGGCGCGACCCGCGCCGCAACGGCGGCCACCGCACCCTCACGCACACCGGGATATGGGCGGTGCTGATCGGGGTCGGCTGCTCGGCCGCCGCGGTCTACGGCGGACGCTGGGCGGTGCTGGCGATCCTGTTCGTGCACGCGGTGCTGGCGGTCGAGGGTCTGCTGTGGCGGCAGGCCCGGGTCTCCAGCGACGTCCTGGTCTGGCTGCTCGGCGCGACCAGCGCCTGGGTGCTCGCCGACGTGCTGGACGACCCGGGCAACGGCAAGGCGTGGCTGTTCACCGACCCGGCCCAGCACTACATGTGGATCGGCATGCCGATCGTGCTCGGCGCCATCGTGCACTGCGTCGGCGACGCGATCACCGTCTCCGGCTGCCCGATCCTGTGGCCGATACCGATCGGGCGCAAGCGCTGGTACCCGGTGGGACCGCCGAAGTTCCTGCGGTTCCGGGCCGGCAGCTGGGTCGAGTACAAGGTGCTGACCCCGGCGTTCTTCCTGATCGGCGGGGCGAGCGCGCTGGGCGCTCTGGGCGTCATCGGCTGA
- a CDS encoding S53 family peptidase, translating to MAAIGLDAGTGRTAWTAAADPATTYAAQLPNGVAAGPGIPGAGADGAAFTWTASDGRGRVDVRDAHSGALLYSDTDDTLAGHESYVLDPRVGLVATGDSGSASIGPDGATGSGSVRGTDSAVASAGGAPVLLTAQIGLNAYPVSALSAGDTAVSPLATYQPFQTGGLAVTPDDRVLTTPIDWRAHQVLVAEAGQTVRAYDVTIQHALASVELTGTPAAQAARQRTQAPAAPAARPSVLSLADTAGPDARDARVATARPAAQVHVRGYTAAGTPLLTAAEPSGYDPAAFRAYLGLRGTGAGQTVAVVDAPGDPDITADVDAFSARFGLPAVCAAGADSGCFRFTVRAAQPTGPADPSWGLETAMDVEWVHAVAPDAAVVLVESADGGFASLFRAVDEAAALRPDAISMSWGIPQEFTDETFYDGHCELAASVCSVASGDYGNPGSYPAYNPAVLSVGGTSLHLAGDGSVTAETAWSVSGGGRSYVEPVPAYQRGVLSGGRGTPDISFDADPATGVAVYDSAGVQGQSGWFQVGGTSLGAPAWAAILASADQLRAAAGRSRLAAADASAQKAVYAATAALGDITAGPANGACPVRCSAGDGYDFVTGLGSPRSGLDRLLAAAR from the coding sequence ATGGCCGCGATCGGCCTGGACGCCGGCACCGGCCGCACCGCGTGGACCGCGGCCGCCGACCCCGCGACGACCTACGCCGCGCAACTGCCGAACGGCGTCGCGGCCGGCCCCGGCATCCCCGGCGCGGGCGCCGACGGCGCGGCCTTCACCTGGACCGCGTCCGACGGGCGGGGCAGGGTCGACGTCCGCGACGCGCACAGCGGCGCGCTGCTCTACAGCGACACCGACGACACCCTCGCCGGCCACGAGTCCTATGTGCTGGACCCGCGGGTGGGGCTGGTCGCCACCGGCGACAGCGGCTCGGCGTCCATCGGGCCGGACGGCGCGACCGGGTCCGGCTCGGTGCGCGGCACCGACTCCGCCGTCGCCTCGGCCGGCGGCGCGCCGGTCCTGCTGACCGCGCAGATCGGGCTGAACGCCTACCCGGTCTCGGCGCTGTCGGCGGGCGACACCGCGGTCAGCCCGCTCGCCACCTACCAGCCGTTCCAGACCGGCGGGTTGGCCGTCACCCCCGACGACCGGGTGCTCACCACGCCGATCGACTGGCGCGCCCACCAGGTCCTGGTCGCCGAGGCGGGCCAGACCGTGCGCGCCTACGACGTGACCATCCAACACGCGCTGGCCTCAGTCGAACTGACCGGGACCCCGGCCGCGCAGGCCGCCCGGCAGCGCACCCAGGCGCCCGCGGCGCCGGCCGCCCGGCCCTCGGTGCTGTCCCTGGCGGACACCGCGGGCCCGGACGCCCGGGACGCCCGCGTCGCCACCGCCCGGCCCGCGGCGCAGGTGCACGTCCGCGGCTACACCGCCGCGGGCACGCCGCTGCTCACCGCGGCCGAGCCCTCGGGCTACGACCCGGCCGCCTTCCGTGCCTACCTGGGCCTGCGCGGCACCGGCGCGGGGCAGACCGTCGCCGTGGTCGACGCGCCGGGAGACCCGGACATCACCGCGGACGTGGACGCCTTCAGCGCGCGGTTCGGCCTGCCGGCGGTGTGCGCGGCCGGGGCGGACTCCGGCTGCTTCCGCTTCACCGTGCGGGCCGCACAGCCGACCGGGCCCGCGGACCCGAGTTGGGGCCTGGAGACCGCCATGGACGTCGAATGGGTGCACGCGGTCGCCCCGGACGCCGCCGTGGTGCTCGTGGAGTCCGCGGACGGCGGCTTCGCCTCCCTGTTCCGGGCGGTCGACGAGGCCGCCGCGCTGCGCCCCGACGCGATCAGCATGAGCTGGGGCATCCCGCAGGAGTTCACCGACGAGACGTTCTACGACGGCCACTGCGAACTGGCCGCCTCGGTGTGCTCGGTGGCCAGCGGCGACTACGGCAACCCCGGTTCGTACCCCGCGTACAACCCGGCCGTGCTGTCGGTCGGCGGCACCTCGCTGCACCTGGCCGGCGACGGCTCGGTGACCGCGGAGACCGCCTGGTCCGTCAGCGGCGGCGGCCGCAGCTACGTCGAGCCGGTGCCGGCCTACCAGCGCGGCGTGCTGAGCGGGGGCCGCGGCACCCCGGACATCAGCTTCGACGCCGACCCGGCGACCGGCGTCGCGGTCTACGACAGCGCGGGCGTGCAGGGCCAGTCGGGCTGGTTCCAGGTCGGCGGCACCAGCCTGGGCGCGCCCGCCTGGGCGGCGATCCTCGCGTCGGCCGACCAGCTGCGGGCCGCCGCGGGCAGGTCCCGGCTCGCCGCCGCCGACGCCTCGGCGCAGAAGGCGGTCTACGCCGCCACCGCGGCGCTCGGCGACATCACCGCGGGCCCGGCCAACGGCGCCTGCCCGGTGCGCTGTTCTGCGGGCGACGGCTACGACTTCGTCACCGGCCTGGGCAGTCCGCGCAGCGGACTGGACCGGCTGCTCGCGGCGGCCCGCTGA
- a CDS encoding DUF6397 family protein, with protein MRTTGTATVRGAGRDARRDANAVGGAGELVALNRVRDALGLEFDEFEVALQVGEVRTVVCGPAQWKVPRAEFERLLAERDGPDGGPEALRERVRLVSSGGAAEAMGASRNRFALIARAGEVRPVRWYVNRYGATVWLYRAREMAEFAERRPDWLKGRLPQRLRETEQDALDLRARAWRERRVAHLVRDAYDAWDEAAVWAALLGPDAVGEAVPDPGERARLRRLRETLPPGRPGRASPQTVRNVVTADDPDEIGHALLRLADALSRARARQPAPRPIPRPSPPIPRPVSSQAARDLAPRGQGRPRGLRRLMLGLRRPAGRAPGGPGGPDQSSPTPVRRITARLSSSEAARSTSAQMPQP; from the coding sequence ATGAGGACGACGGGGACGGCGACGGTGCGCGGCGCGGGGCGTGACGCGAGGCGTGACGCGAACGCTGTCGGCGGGGCCGGCGAGTTGGTGGCCCTGAACCGGGTGCGCGACGCGCTGGGCCTGGAGTTCGACGAGTTCGAGGTGGCCCTGCAGGTCGGCGAGGTGCGGACGGTCGTCTGCGGGCCGGCGCAGTGGAAGGTGCCGCGCGCGGAGTTCGAGCGGCTGCTCGCCGAACGCGACGGTCCGGACGGCGGACCCGAGGCCTTGCGCGAGCGGGTGCGGCTGGTCAGCAGCGGCGGCGCGGCCGAGGCGATGGGGGCGAGCCGCAACCGCTTCGCGCTCATCGCCCGCGCCGGCGAGGTCCGCCCGGTCCGCTGGTACGTCAACCGGTACGGAGCGACGGTGTGGCTCTACCGCGCCCGGGAGATGGCCGAGTTCGCCGAGCGCCGCCCGGACTGGCTCAAGGGGAGACTGCCGCAGCGGCTGCGCGAGACCGAGCAGGACGCGCTGGACCTCCGAGCGCGCGCCTGGCGGGAGCGCCGCGTCGCCCACCTGGTCAGGGACGCCTACGACGCCTGGGACGAGGCGGCGGTCTGGGCCGCGCTGCTGGGGCCCGACGCGGTCGGCGAGGCGGTGCCCGATCCCGGCGAACGCGCGAGGCTGCGACGGCTGCGGGAGACGCTGCCACCGGGCCGGCCCGGACGAGCCTCGCCGCAGACGGTCAGGAACGTCGTCACGGCCGACGACCCCGACGAGATCGGACACGCCCTGCTCCGCCTGGCCGACGCGCTGAGCCGCGCCCGCGCGCGGCAGCCGGCGCCGCGACCGATTCCCCGGCCGTCGCCCCCGATTCCGCGGCCGGTGTCGTCGCAGGCCGCGCGAGACCTGGCGCCGCGGGGCCAGGGACGGCCGCGGGGACTGCGCAGACTGATGCTCGGCCTGCGGCGCCCGGCCGGACGCGCGCCGGGTGGGCCGGGTGGGCCGGATCAGAGTTCGCCGACGCCGGTCAGGCGGATCACCGCCCGGCTCTCCTCGTCGGAGGCGGCCAGGTCCACCTCGGCACAGATGCCCCAGCCATGA
- a CDS encoding DEAD/DEAH box helicase, translated as MTLIDQLPSEADPDALFEAFSTWAEGEGISLYPAQEEALIEVVSGANVILSTPTGSGKSLVAAGAHFAALARDEVTFYTAPIKALVSEKFFDLCKLFGTENVGMLTGDASVNPDAPVICCTAEVLASIALRDGRDADVGQVVMDEFHFYAEPDRGWAWQIPLLELPQAQFLLMSATLGDVSRFEEDLTRRTGRPTSVVRSATRPVPLSYEYRSTPLTETLTELLETRQSPVYIVHFTQAAAVERAQALMSINMCTRAEKDAIAELIGNFRFTTAFGRNLSRFVRHGIGVHHAGMLPKYRRLVEKLAQAGLLKVICGTDTLGVGVNVPIRTVLFTALTKYDGQRVRVLRAREFHQIAGRAGRAGFDTAGFVVAQAPDHVIENEKALAKAGDDPKKRRKVVRKKAPEGFVNWSENTFEKLIASEPEPLTSRFRVTHAMLLSVIARPGNAFDGMRRLLEDNHEDRRSQLRHIRRAIAIYRSLLDGGVVERLPEPDAEGRIVRLTVDLQQDFALNQPLSTFALASFDLLDPESPSYALDMVSVVESTLDDPRQILAAQQNKARGDAVAAMKADGVEYEERMERLQDVSYPKPLEELLLHAYGVYRKSHPWVGDHPLSPKSVVRDMYERAMTFSEFVSYYELARTEGIVLRYLASAYKALDHTVPDDLKSEDFQDLTAWLGELVRQVDSSLLDEWEQLANPEEETAEEAAERADQVKPVTANARAFRVLVRNALFRRVELAALEKYDQLGELDADSGWDADAWADAMDAYWDEYEDLGTGPDARGPKLLMIEEQPEHGLWRVRQTFADPQGDHGWGICAEVDLAASDEESRAVIRLTGVGEL; from the coding sequence GTGACCCTTATCGATCAGCTCCCTTCCGAAGCCGACCCCGATGCCCTCTTCGAAGCGTTCTCGACGTGGGCCGAGGGCGAGGGCATCTCGCTCTATCCCGCCCAGGAGGAGGCGCTCATCGAGGTGGTGTCGGGGGCGAACGTGATCCTGTCCACCCCGACGGGGTCGGGGAAGAGCCTGGTCGCGGCGGGCGCGCACTTCGCGGCGCTGGCCCGCGACGAGGTGACCTTCTACACCGCGCCGATCAAGGCGCTGGTCTCGGAGAAGTTCTTCGACCTGTGCAAGCTCTTCGGCACCGAGAACGTCGGCATGCTGACCGGCGACGCGTCGGTCAACCCGGACGCGCCGGTCATCTGCTGCACCGCCGAGGTGCTCGCCTCGATCGCGCTGCGCGACGGCAGGGACGCGGACGTCGGCCAGGTGGTCATGGACGAGTTCCACTTCTACGCCGAGCCGGACCGCGGCTGGGCGTGGCAGATCCCGCTGCTCGAACTGCCGCAGGCGCAGTTCCTGCTGATGTCGGCCACGCTCGGCGACGTCTCCCGGTTCGAGGAGGACCTGACCCGGCGCACCGGGCGGCCCACCTCGGTGGTGCGGTCGGCGACCCGGCCGGTCCCGCTCAGCTACGAGTACCGCTCGACGCCGCTGACCGAGACGCTCACCGAGCTGCTGGAGACCCGGCAGTCCCCCGTCTACATCGTGCACTTCACCCAGGCCGCGGCGGTGGAGCGGGCGCAGGCGCTGATGAGCATCAACATGTGCACGCGCGCCGAGAAGGACGCCATCGCCGAGCTGATCGGCAACTTCCGCTTCACCACCGCCTTCGGGCGCAATCTGTCGCGGTTCGTGCGGCACGGCATCGGCGTGCACCACGCGGGGATGCTGCCCAAGTACCGCCGGCTGGTGGAGAAGCTGGCGCAGGCCGGCCTGCTGAAGGTGATCTGCGGCACCGACACCCTCGGCGTCGGCGTCAACGTGCCGATCCGCACGGTGCTGTTCACCGCGCTGACCAAGTACGACGGCCAGCGGGTCCGGGTGCTCAGGGCGCGGGAGTTCCACCAGATCGCGGGCCGGGCCGGGCGGGCCGGCTTCGACACCGCCGGGTTCGTGGTGGCCCAGGCGCCCGACCATGTGATCGAGAACGAGAAGGCGCTCGCGAAGGCCGGCGACGATCCGAAGAAGCGCCGCAAGGTGGTGCGGAAGAAGGCCCCCGAGGGCTTCGTCAACTGGTCGGAGAACACTTTCGAGAAGCTGATCGCCTCCGAGCCGGAGCCGCTGACCTCCCGATTCCGCGTCACCCACGCGATGCTGCTGTCGGTCATCGCCCGGCCGGGCAACGCCTTCGACGGGATGCGCCGGCTGCTGGAGGACAACCACGAGGACCGCCGCTCGCAGCTCCGGCACATCCGCCGGGCGATCGCGATCTACCGCTCGCTGCTGGACGGCGGCGTGGTCGAGCGGTTGCCGGAGCCGGACGCCGAGGGCCGGATCGTCCGGCTGACCGTGGACCTCCAGCAGGACTTCGCGCTCAACCAGCCGCTGTCCACCTTCGCGCTGGCCTCCTTCGACCTGCTGGACCCGGAGTCGCCCTCCTACGCGCTGGACATGGTGTCGGTGGTCGAGTCCACCCTCGACGACCCCCGGCAGATCCTGGCCGCCCAGCAGAACAAGGCCCGCGGGGACGCGGTCGCGGCGATGAAGGCCGACGGGGTGGAGTACGAGGAGCGCATGGAGCGCCTGCAGGACGTCTCCTACCCCAAGCCGCTGGAGGAACTGCTGCTGCACGCGTACGGCGTGTACCGCAAGAGCCACCCGTGGGTCGGCGACCACCCGCTGTCGCCCAAGTCCGTGGTCCGCGACATGTACGAACGGGCGATGACCTTCTCGGAGTTCGTCTCCTACTACGAGCTGGCCAGGACCGAGGGCATCGTGCTGCGCTACCTGGCGAGCGCGTACAAGGCGCTGGACCACACCGTGCCGGACGACCTGAAGTCGGAGGACTTCCAGGACCTGACGGCCTGGCTCGGCGAACTGGTCCGGCAGGTGGACTCCAGCCTGCTGGACGAGTGGGAGCAGCTGGCCAACCCCGAGGAGGAGACCGCAGAGGAGGCAGCCGAACGGGCCGACCAGGTCAAGCCGGTCACCGCCAACGCCCGCGCCTTCCGGGTGCTGGTCCGCAACGCCCTCTTCCGCCGGGTGGAGCTGGCCGCGCTGGAGAAGTACGACCAGCTCGGCGAGCTGGACGCGGACTCCGGGTGGGACGCCGACGCGTGGGCCGACGCCATGGACGCGTACTGGGACGAGTACGAGGACCTGGGCACCGGCCCGGACGCGCGCGGCCCGAAGCTGCTGATGATCGAGGAGCAGCCGGAGCACGGCCTGTGGCGGGTGCGGCAGACCTTCGCCGATCCCCAGGGCGATCATGGCTGGGGCATCTGTGCCGAGGTGGACCTGGCCGCCTCCGACGAGGAGAGCCGGGCGGTGATCCGCCTGACCGGCGTCGGCGAACTCTGA